Proteins from a genomic interval of Chitinophagaceae bacterium:
- the typA gene encoding translational GTPase TypA gives MKQKIRNIAIIAHVDHGKTTLVDAMLYQSKLFKEHEEKKELILDSNELERERGITIVSKNVAVRFKDFKINIIDTPGHADFGGEVERVLKMADGVLLLVDAFEGPMPQTRFVLKKALELNLKPIVVINKVDKPNCRPDEVHEMVFDLFYKLDASEEQLSFPVVYGSSLQGWMTNDLAVKKNSVEDLLETIIDYVPEPKAKEGTLQIQITSLDYSSYTGRIAIGKVLRGNLAENQAVSVIDRNGNIKKSRVKELFIFEGLGRVRESEVSAGEIVAINGLEGFEIGDTIADFESPEALPPIHIDEPTMSMLFTINNSPFFGKDGKFVTSRHIRDRLLKETEKNLALKVEETDSPDNFIVHGRGILHLSILIETMRREGYELQVGQPKVIIKEIDGVKHEPIEVLTIDLPESFSGKAIEIVTKRKGDLINMTTKDEYTHLEFSIPSRSLMGLRNQMLSSTAGEAVIAHRFEQYEPLKGDVPGRLNGVLVSMETGTTTAYSIDKLQDRGKFFVDPGEDIYEGQILGEHIRNTDLVINIIKGKKLTNVRASGSDDNVKIAPKIKMSLEECLEYIAGDEYVEVTPKAIRMRKIKLKENERKRA, from the coding sequence GTGAAGCAAAAAATCAGAAACATAGCTATTATAGCTCACGTAGATCACGGGAAGACAACTTTAGTTGACGCAATGCTATATCAGTCAAAGTTGTTCAAAGAACACGAAGAGAAAAAAGAGTTGATTTTAGACAGTAATGAACTTGAAAGAGAAAGGGGGATTACGATAGTTTCTAAGAATGTTGCTGTTCGTTTTAAAGACTTTAAAATCAACATAATTGACACTCCCGGTCACGCTGATTTTGGTGGTGAGGTAGAAAGAGTTTTGAAAATGGCTGACGGCGTTTTATTATTGGTAGATGCATTTGAAGGCCCAATGCCTCAAACCAGATTTGTACTTAAAAAAGCACTTGAACTAAATTTAAAACCAATCGTGGTTATTAATAAAGTAGATAAGCCAAATTGCCGTCCGGATGAAGTTCACGAAATGGTTTTTGATTTATTTTATAAACTGGATGCATCTGAAGAGCAATTGAGCTTTCCGGTTGTTTACGGTTCTTCATTACAAGGCTGGATGACAAATGACCTGGCAGTAAAGAAAAATTCTGTAGAAGATTTACTCGAAACGATTATTGACTATGTTCCTGAACCTAAGGCAAAGGAAGGAACGCTGCAAATACAAATTACATCTTTAGACTACTCTTCTTATACCGGAAGAATTGCTATTGGGAAAGTATTAAGAGGCAACTTAGCAGAAAATCAGGCTGTTTCTGTAATTGATAGAAATGGAAATATTAAAAAGTCCAGAGTAAAGGAATTATTTATTTTTGAAGGCCTTGGCAGAGTGAGAGAAAGCGAAGTTTCTGCCGGAGAAATTGTTGCTATAAATGGTTTAGAAGGCTTTGAAATTGGTGACACCATAGCGGATTTTGAATCTCCTGAGGCATTGCCACCGATTCACATAGATGAACCAACTATGAGTATGTTGTTTACTATCAATAACTCTCCATTCTTTGGAAAGGATGGTAAATTTGTTACTTCAAGACATATCAGAGACCGTCTGTTAAAAGAAACGGAAAAAAACTTAGCCCTTAAAGTTGAGGAAACAGACTCTCCTGACAATTTCATTGTTCACGGCAGGGGAATTCTTCACTTGTCAATTTTGATTGAAACCATGAGAAGAGAAGGCTATGAATTACAAGTGGGTCAGCCAAAAGTTATTATAAAAGAAATTGACGGAGTAAAACATGAGCCCATTGAAGTATTAACCATTGACTTGCCGGAAAGCTTTTCAGGAAAAGCCATTGAAATTGTTACGAAAAGAAAAGGTGATTTGATAAATATGACTACCAAAGACGAATATACTCACCTTGAGTTTTCTATCCCTTCCAGGAGCTTAATGGGCTTGAGAAATCAAATGTTATCCTCTACAGCCGGGGAAGCAGTTATTGCCCACAGATTTGAACAATATGAGCCGCTTAAAGGAGATGTTCCCGGTCGCTTAAATGGTGTTTTAGTTTCCATGGAAACCGGCACAACTACTGCATATAGCATCGACAAACTTCAGGACAGAGGTAAGTTTTTTGTAGATCCGGGTGAAGATATCTATGAAGGTCAGATTTTGGGAGAACACATCAGAAATACTGATCTTGTAATTAACATCATTAAAGGAAAAAAGCTTACAAACGTAAGAGCTTCCGGAAGTGATGATAATGTTAAAATTGCACCCAAAATAAAAATGTCTTTAGAGGAATGTCTGGAATATATAGCCGGTGACGAGTATGTTGAGGTTACTCCAAAAGCCATCCGTATGAGAAAGATAAAGCTCAAGGAAAATGAGCGTAAAAGAGCTTAA
- a CDS encoding acetyl-CoA carboxylase biotin carboxyl carrier protein subunit: MYKLKVNENQEFSIDKKEILAEDIVCWKKGHYHLILNDKNYDIEILSFDNTTKLMTLKLNEKVYEVSIKDKHDLLLAQLGMDNPDSGKISEIKAPMPGLVTKLIAQKGDELEKGKAVLVLEAMKMENVLKSPGTGKIKSFSVKQGDAVEKNQVLVVLE; this comes from the coding sequence ATGTACAAACTAAAAGTTAACGAAAATCAGGAATTTTCAATCGATAAAAAAGAAATCTTAGCCGAAGATATAGTTTGTTGGAAAAAAGGTCACTATCATTTGATTTTGAATGATAAAAACTATGACATTGAGATTTTGAGTTTTGATAATACTACAAAATTAATGACTTTGAAACTCAATGAGAAGGTATATGAGGTTTCCATTAAAGATAAGCATGATTTGCTACTGGCTCAATTGGGGATGGATAATCCGGATTCCGGCAAAATCTCTGAAATCAAAGCTCCCATGCCCGGTTTGGTTACTAAGTTAATTGCTCAAAAAGGAGATGAACTTGAAAAGGGAAAAGCTGTTTTAGTACTTGAGGCCATGAAGATGGAAAATGTTTTGAAATCACCGGGCACCGGAAAGATAAAATCTTTTAGTGTTAAACAAGGGGATGCTGTAGAGAAGAATCAGGTATTAGTTGTTCTTGAGTAA
- a CDS encoding MBL fold metallo-hydrolase — MTITFLGTGTSQGVPVIGCDCEVCNSADKKDKRLRTSINIQSEQTTLNIDCGPDFRYQMLKNKIKKMDAVLFTHGHKDHTGGLDDIRAFNFLQKQDMLVFADNDTEITIKKQYDYIFQNHPYPGVPKVKIHHFENKLFEINELEILPILVYHYKMPVFGFRLNDFTYITDANHIPEKEYEKIRGTKTLVLNALRKEKHISHFTLEEAIEIIKDIKPEKAYLTHISHQLGKHADVEKELPENVSLAYDGLKIQIN; from the coding sequence ATAACTATAACTTTTTTAGGAACAGGTACTTCTCAGGGTGTTCCTGTGATTGGTTGTGATTGTGAGGTATGTAATTCAGCAGATAAAAAAGATAAGCGATTACGTACATCCATTAATATTCAAAGTGAGCAAACTACTTTAAATATAGATTGCGGACCGGATTTTCGTTATCAAATGCTAAAAAACAAAATTAAAAAGATGGATGCCGTGCTTTTTACCCACGGTCATAAAGATCATACCGGCGGACTGGATGATATTCGTGCTTTTAATTTTTTACAAAAACAGGATATGCTTGTCTTTGCAGATAATGACACAGAAATCACTATTAAAAAGCAATATGATTATATTTTTCAAAACCATCCTTATCCGGGTGTGCCCAAAGTCAAAATTCATCATTTTGAAAATAAACTCTTTGAAATTAATGAGTTAGAAATACTACCTATACTGGTTTACCATTATAAAATGCCGGTATTCGGTTTTCGACTAAATGACTTCACATACATCACTGATGCAAATCACATTCCCGAGAAAGAGTATGAAAAAATAAGAGGTACTAAAACTTTAGTGTTAAATGCGCTCAGAAAAGAAAAACATATTTCTCATTTTACCCTGGAAGAAGCTATTGAAATTATTAAAGACATTAAACCCGAAAAGGCCTATTTAACACATATCAGTCATCAATTAGGTAAACATGCTGATGTGGAAAAAGAATTACCTGAAAATGTTTCGCTTGCTTATGACGGATTAAAAATTCAAATAAACTAA
- a CDS encoding M1 family peptidase, with product MLMRFVLFFSVILFITSCSVFKKTAIDPDEIAMTVDLDTVNIYSGRTAYIETPAINSRLLHTRLKVDFDWENRRLNGEATLRFTPHFYNQDKLVLDAKAFDIIEVKLLENDVKTNLDYAYDSLELTISFDRTYSRNDTFEVFIKYTANPYSQDFLKDGAIRGARGLYFVNHDGKTEGRPRQIWTQGQTESNSFWFPTKDKPNQRTTSEIYMTVNDSFKTLSNGELYYSEMVGDGMRTDYWRQDISHPPYLMMMAVGEYAIVSDTWRDLDVDYYVYPEFEEHARAIFGNTPEMMEFFSELFGVDYPWEKYAQVIVHDFVAGAMENTSASVYMDLVQRTETELKDRNFERIIAHELAHHWFGNYVTCESWSNLVLNEGFATYSEYLWADYKYGKERSQYKLHFNRRAYLSEARSRINSLIRFQYNDPLEMFDRHSYQKGGLVLHMLRNKIGDEAFFLGLQEYLTKNALEAVEVHHLRLALEDVSGIDLNRFFNQWFLSAGHPVLDVNYAFDTTSRQLNIKINQIQNFENDIPVFHFPITFKVLTTENEWLEKTFNVKKMYHDFDWELESEPKLILADPEQILLAEILEKGKSESQLYEQLKSSEHFFHRLNAFDSLLASVQDIKTSRTVFREISKTLDDKHWYIRNQAIERIPLTELENLKSSFKNKLIDLYNNDPENRVRAAALERIFKDFGDRETISMLGDLMNVESYMVKAVALRNLYDFNAETAIDFVLNNLETNNPDLISAIGEVLSKSFIPEAQIFFQRNLNRLSFRSQGSLLASYNKYLLGSSFARVRAAMPQIENIITESEGSRTRVRAAELLRDLRDINRKRITGEEIKDDAPFKDVKISMEDSEQIVELVSNVIENIRLKTDNRRILNILRN from the coding sequence ATGTTAATGAGGTTCGTATTGTTTTTTTCAGTTATTCTGTTCATTACTTCATGCAGTGTGTTTAAAAAAACTGCTATTGATCCGGATGAAATTGCCATGACAGTGGATTTAGATACGGTGAATATTTATTCCGGCAGAACAGCCTATATTGAAACTCCGGCTATTAACAGTCGGTTACTGCACACCAGGTTAAAAGTTGATTTTGACTGGGAAAACAGAAGATTAAACGGTGAAGCTACTTTACGTTTTACACCTCACTTTTACAATCAGGATAAACTTGTATTGGATGCTAAGGCATTTGATATCATTGAAGTAAAACTATTGGAAAATGACGTCAAAACAAACCTGGATTATGCCTATGACTCTTTAGAATTAACTATTTCGTTTGACCGGACTTACAGCAGAAACGACACCTTTGAAGTCTTCATAAAATACACCGCAAATCCTTACAGTCAGGACTTTCTTAAAGATGGTGCGATAAGGGGCGCCAGGGGTTTATATTTTGTCAATCATGATGGCAAAACGGAAGGCAGGCCAAGACAAATATGGACACAGGGGCAAACTGAATCCAATTCATTTTGGTTTCCGACTAAAGACAAACCCAATCAACGCACTACAAGTGAAATTTACATGACAGTTAATGATTCATTTAAAACTTTATCAAACGGAGAGCTCTATTACTCTGAAATGGTCGGTGATGGTATGCGTACAGACTACTGGAGACAGGATATAAGCCACCCTCCTTATTTGATGATGATGGCCGTAGGTGAATATGCAATTGTCAGTGATACATGGCGGGATTTGGATGTCGACTATTATGTATATCCTGAATTTGAAGAACATGCCCGGGCCATTTTTGGGAATACACCTGAAATGATGGAATTTTTTAGTGAGCTTTTCGGAGTTGATTATCCCTGGGAAAAGTATGCTCAGGTGATAGTGCACGATTTTGTTGCAGGCGCAATGGAAAACACTTCAGCCTCTGTATACATGGACTTAGTCCAAAGAACAGAAACGGAACTTAAAGACAGAAACTTTGAGAGAATCATTGCTCACGAACTGGCTCACCATTGGTTTGGCAATTATGTAACCTGCGAATCCTGGTCAAACTTAGTATTAAATGAAGGTTTTGCGACTTACAGTGAATACCTGTGGGCTGATTACAAATATGGCAAAGAAAGAAGTCAGTATAAATTACATTTTAACCGAAGAGCCTATTTATCCGAAGCCCGCTCCCGAATTAACTCTTTAATCAGGTTTCAGTATAACGACCCTTTGGAAATGTTTGACCGGCATTCCTATCAAAAGGGCGGACTTGTTTTGCACATGTTGAGAAACAAAATTGGAGACGAAGCTTTTTTTCTTGGGTTACAGGAATATTTAACAAAAAATGCTTTAGAAGCTGTTGAAGTGCATCACCTGAGATTAGCTCTTGAAGATGTAAGTGGTATCGATTTAAATCGTTTTTTTAATCAGTGGTTTTTATCTGCCGGTCATCCCGTTTTGGATGTAAATTATGCGTTTGATACCACTAGCAGACAATTAAACATAAAAATTAACCAGATTCAAAATTTTGAAAATGACATTCCTGTTTTTCATTTTCCGATAACATTCAAAGTCTTAACCACTGAAAACGAATGGTTAGAAAAAACTTTTAACGTTAAAAAGATGTATCATGATTTTGATTGGGAGCTTGAAAGTGAACCGAAATTGATTTTAGCAGATCCGGAGCAAATTCTTCTGGCTGAAATTCTGGAAAAAGGAAAAAGTGAAAGTCAGCTCTATGAACAACTGAAAAGCTCAGAACATTTTTTTCACCGCTTAAATGCATTTGACAGTCTTTTGGCTTCAGTTCAGGATATTAAAACCTCGCGCACAGTATTCCGTGAAATTTCGAAAACTCTGGACGACAAGCATTGGTATATCAGGAATCAGGCAATTGAACGTATTCCTTTAACCGAACTGGAAAACCTGAAGTCTTCTTTCAAAAATAAATTAATTGACCTCTATAATAATGACCCCGAAAACAGAGTGCGTGCAGCTGCTTTAGAACGAATTTTCAAAGACTTTGGTGACCGTGAAACGATCTCAATGTTGGGAGACTTAATGAATGTTGAATCATACATGGTTAAAGCGGTTGCGCTAAGAAATTTGTATGATTTTAATGCAGAAACGGCCATTGATTTCGTTTTAAACAATCTGGAAACAAACAATCCGGATTTGATATCGGCCATAGGTGAAGTGTTATCAAAATCTTTTATACCGGAAGCTCAGATATTTTTTCAACGAAATCTAAACAGACTTAGCTTTCGTTCACAGGGTTCATTATTGGCTTCATATAATAAATACTTGCTGGGCAGTAGTTTTGCAAGAGTGAGAGCTGCCATGCCTCAAATAGAAAATATTATAACAGAAAGTGAAGGAAGCCGGACCAGAGTGAGAGCCGCAGAATTACTGAGAGACTTAAGAGATATTAACAGAAAAAGAATCACCGGTGAAGAAATTAAAGACGATGCTCCTTTTAAAGATGTTAAGATTTCAATGGAAGATTCCGAACAAATCGTTGAACTTGTTTCAAATGTTATTGAGAACATTCGTTTAAAAACAGATAACAGGCGGATACTTAATATACTGAGAAATTAA